Proteins encoded within one genomic window of Amycolatopsis sp. 2-15:
- a CDS encoding class I SAM-dependent DNA methyltransferase gives MGDRDVPADGWCPESVAAGYDAPGGANAPEVVTPAVDVLEELADGPVLEFAVGTGRIAAPLAARGVPVSGIELSRAMAARIASKPGGDTVDVTIGDMTSTRVAGEFSLVYLVFSTIGNVTAQDAQVEVLRNAAAHLRPGGLFLVEVGLPDLRRLPPGQDTVPFAVTLDHEGAGYVGFDQYDGVTQQFTSNHLTVSPDGTGRFRRIPVLYVWPAELDLMARIAGMKPKHRWADWDRSLLTAGSTKHVSVWKKG, from the coding sequence ATGGGCGATCGAGACGTTCCGGCCGACGGCTGGTGCCCGGAGAGTGTGGCCGCGGGGTACGACGCTCCGGGTGGCGCGAACGCGCCTGAGGTGGTGACGCCCGCGGTGGACGTCCTCGAGGAGCTGGCCGACGGCCCCGTGCTCGAATTCGCCGTCGGGACCGGACGCATCGCCGCCCCGCTGGCCGCGCGTGGCGTGCCGGTGAGCGGCATCGAGCTGAGCCGGGCCATGGCGGCGCGGATCGCGAGCAAGCCGGGCGGCGACACCGTCGACGTCACGATCGGCGACATGACCTCGACACGGGTGGCCGGTGAGTTCTCGCTGGTCTACCTGGTGTTCAGCACGATCGGCAACGTCACCGCACAGGACGCGCAGGTCGAGGTCCTCCGGAACGCGGCCGCGCATCTGCGGCCGGGCGGGCTGTTCCTCGTCGAGGTGGGCCTGCCGGATCTGCGCCGCCTGCCACCCGGGCAGGACACCGTCCCGTTCGCGGTGACGCTCGACCACGAAGGTGCCGGTTACGTGGGGTTCGACCAGTACGACGGCGTGACCCAGCAGTTCACGTCGAACCACCTCACCGTGTCACCGGACGGAACGGGGCGGTTTCGCCGCATCCCCGTCCTGTACGTCTGGCCGGCCGAGCTGGACCTCATGGCGCGCATCGCCGGGATGAAGCCGAAGCACCGCTGGGCGGACTGGGATCGTTCGTTGCTCACGGCCGGCAGCACCAAGCACGTGTCGGTCTGGAAGAAAGGCTGA
- a CDS encoding acyltransferase — MTTTEIAPAPAAAPARAAHLYQLDLYRVITFALVILMHVLGATTFPQDVVSDALETPLHLTREAFFALTTFVLVFSYRSRPPRPMAFWRRRVPLVAVPYVVWSVLYWGYSLLTAEQPVGSVAAALRALGIEIANGTAWYHLYFLLVTLQVYLLFPVLMKLVRTLERRPWLVLGISGAVQIAVTCFLSYPPEGVEYSTVSRFFTTLLPYQFYSVLGAVAAVHFEAVQAWVRRHRWFVAGGLVVTLAVAETGYFVSVHNGLWPELASDAFRPYLVPWCVAAIAGLFLVGTRWAEAGRRGGRVVSWAVDRSFAIFLTHPLALALLRPLIAFVGDGVGAPWTTVVVYPATVALTLVIVEVLRRLPWSKALTGRPPLELKRAAATAAA; from the coding sequence ATGACCACGACCGAGATCGCACCCGCCCCCGCGGCGGCCCCGGCGCGGGCGGCCCACCTGTACCAGCTCGACCTGTACCGCGTGATCACCTTCGCCCTGGTGATTCTCATGCACGTGCTGGGGGCTACGACCTTCCCGCAGGACGTCGTGTCCGACGCGCTCGAGACGCCGCTGCACCTCACGCGCGAAGCGTTCTTCGCGCTGACGACGTTCGTGCTCGTGTTCTCCTACCGCTCGCGCCCGCCGCGGCCGATGGCGTTCTGGCGCCGGCGGGTGCCGCTGGTCGCGGTGCCGTACGTCGTCTGGTCGGTGCTCTACTGGGGCTATTCGCTGCTCACCGCCGAGCAGCCCGTCGGCTCCGTCGCCGCGGCGCTGCGCGCGCTCGGGATCGAGATCGCGAACGGCACGGCGTGGTACCACCTGTACTTCCTGCTCGTGACGCTGCAGGTGTACCTGCTCTTCCCGGTGCTGATGAAGCTGGTGCGCACGCTGGAGCGCCGGCCGTGGCTCGTGCTGGGGATCTCCGGGGCGGTGCAGATCGCGGTCACGTGTTTCCTGAGCTACCCGCCCGAAGGCGTGGAGTACTCGACCGTCAGCCGGTTCTTCACGACGCTGCTGCCCTACCAGTTCTACTCGGTGCTCGGCGCCGTCGCGGCCGTGCACTTCGAGGCCGTGCAGGCGTGGGTGCGGCGGCACCGGTGGTTCGTCGCCGGCGGGCTGGTGGTCACCCTCGCCGTGGCCGAGACGGGCTACTTCGTGAGTGTCCACAACGGACTGTGGCCGGAGCTCGCGAGCGACGCGTTCCGGCCCTACCTCGTGCCGTGGTGCGTCGCGGCCATCGCGGGCCTTTTCCTGGTGGGCACGCGCTGGGCCGAGGCAGGCCGGCGCGGTGGCCGTGTGGTGTCGTGGGCGGTGGACCGGTCGTTCGCGATCTTCCTGACGCACCCGCTCGCCTTGGCTCTGCTGCGCCCCTTGATCGCCTTTGTCGGCGACGGAGTGGGGGCGCCGTGGACGACCGTGGTCGTCTACCCGGCCACGGTCGCGCTGACGCTGGTGATCGTCGAAGTGCTGCGGCGGCTGCCGTGGAGCAAGGCGCTGACGGGCCGGCCGCCCCTGGAGCTCAAGCGGGCGGCCGCCACCGCCGCCGCTTAG
- the aroA gene encoding 3-phosphoshikimate 1-carboxyvinyltransferase, whose protein sequence is MTDAHENHWAAPVAAAALDARVRVPGSKSITNRAYVLAALAGAPTRVRVPLDSRDTRLMLGALASLGARSEETADGFLVYPLGTTGSSHGEPVEVTLGNAGTVARFTPALAALGDSPVLFDGDEAIRRRPIGPLLAALRRLGVRIDDDGRGAPPFTVHGDGGVRGGTVDLDSSASSQFLSALLLAGPAFDRGVTVRLVGDAPPSEPHIAMTLDMLHRFGATVEREGAEFHVAPAKLSCPEYVVEPDLSTAAPFVAAAVAAGGTVRVAGWPSTTTQPGDWLRSFLPALGASVRLEDGGLAVTGGSRIPGVELDLHEVGELTPVVAALLCFADGPSVISGVAHLRGHETDRITALATELSALGGDVSETDDGLRITPAPLHGGVFRTYDDHRLVMAAAVLGLRVPGIHVENPATVGKTFPAFVETWTGMLGSGQ, encoded by the coding sequence GTGACGGATGCGCACGAAAACCACTGGGCCGCGCCGGTCGCGGCGGCGGCACTCGACGCGCGGGTGCGCGTCCCGGGCTCGAAGTCGATCACGAACCGCGCCTACGTGCTGGCCGCGCTCGCGGGCGCACCCACGCGGGTGCGCGTGCCGCTCGACTCGCGCGACACGCGGCTCATGCTCGGCGCGCTGGCCTCGCTGGGCGCGCGGTCGGAGGAGACCGCCGACGGTTTCCTCGTCTACCCGCTCGGCACGACCGGCAGCAGCCACGGCGAGCCGGTGGAGGTCACCCTCGGCAACGCCGGCACCGTCGCCCGCTTCACGCCGGCGCTCGCCGCGCTCGGCGACTCCCCCGTGCTCTTCGACGGCGACGAGGCCATCCGCCGCCGCCCGATCGGCCCGCTGCTGGCCGCGTTGCGCCGCCTCGGCGTGCGCATCGACGATGACGGCCGCGGCGCCCCGCCCTTCACCGTCCACGGCGACGGCGGGGTCCGCGGCGGCACGGTCGACCTCGACTCGTCGGCGTCGAGCCAGTTCCTCTCCGCGCTGCTGCTGGCCGGTCCCGCCTTCGACCGCGGCGTGACCGTGCGTCTGGTCGGCGACGCGCCACCGAGCGAGCCGCACATCGCGATGACGCTCGACATGCTGCACCGCTTCGGCGCCACCGTGGAGCGCGAAGGCGCGGAGTTCCACGTCGCGCCGGCGAAGCTGTCGTGCCCCGAGTACGTCGTGGAGCCGGACCTGTCCACGGCCGCGCCCTTCGTGGCCGCCGCCGTGGCCGCGGGCGGCACCGTGCGCGTCGCGGGCTGGCCGAGCACCACGACCCAGCCGGGCGACTGGCTGCGGAGCTTCCTGCCCGCGCTCGGCGCGTCGGTCCGGCTCGAGGACGGCGGCCTCGCCGTCACCGGCGGCTCGCGCATCCCGGGGGTCGAGCTCGACCTGCACGAGGTCGGCGAGCTGACCCCGGTGGTCGCCGCGCTGCTCTGCTTCGCCGACGGCCCGTCGGTGATCAGCGGCGTCGCGCACCTGCGCGGCCACGAGACCGACCGGATCACCGCGCTGGCCACGGAGCTGTCGGCGCTGGGTGGCGACGTGTCCGAAACGGACGACGGCCTGCGCATCACGCCGGCCCCGCTGCACGGCGGCGTCTTCCGCACCTACGACGACCACCGCCTGGTCATGGCCGCGGCCGTGCTGGGCCTGCGCGTGCCCGGCATCCACGTCGAAAACCCCGCCACGGTGGGGAAAACGTTCCCGGCGTTCGTCGAGACGTGGACCGGGATGCTCGGCTCAGGCCAGTAA
- a CDS encoding CTP synthase, with product MGHQSRATKFVFVTGGVASSLGKGLTASSLGQLLTARGLRVTMQKLDPYLNVDPGTMNPFQHGEVFVTDDGAETDLDIGHYERFLDRDLDGKANVTTGQVYSEVIAKERRGEYLGDTVQVIPHITDEIKSRITAAAGPDEHGNTPDVVITEVGGTVGDIESLPFLEACRQVRHDVGRDHCFFLHVSLVPYLAPSGELKTKPTQHSVAALRNIGIQPDALVCRADREIPEDLKRKIGLMCDVDSEAVIACPDARSIYDIPKVLHGEALDAYVVRRLGLPFRDVDWTVWGDLLNRVHNPSETVRIAVVGKYIDLPDAYLSVTEALRAGGFAHRAKVEIVWVASDDAQTASGAASVLSDVDGVLIPGGFGIRGIEGKVGAIEYARTRGVPLLGLCLGLQCMVIEGARHLAGIADANSAEFDENTEHAVISTMADQRDVVAGERDMGGTMRLGAYPAKLKPGSQVAKAYGSTEVSERHRHRYEVNNTYRKQLSDAGLVFSGTSPDDRLVEFVELPADVHPFFVGTQAHPELKSRPTRPHPLFSAFVKAVVDRKVAERLPVELAEAPVAAR from the coding sequence GTGGGACATCAGTCGCGGGCTACCAAGTTTGTCTTTGTCACCGGAGGCGTCGCCTCCTCTCTCGGTAAGGGTTTGACGGCCTCGAGCCTCGGCCAGCTCCTTACCGCACGCGGGCTTCGCGTCACGATGCAGAAGCTCGACCCCTATCTCAATGTCGACCCCGGGACGATGAACCCGTTCCAGCACGGTGAGGTGTTCGTCACCGACGACGGTGCGGAGACGGACCTCGACATCGGGCACTACGAGCGGTTCCTCGATCGGGACCTCGACGGCAAGGCCAACGTCACGACCGGCCAGGTCTACTCGGAGGTCATCGCCAAGGAACGCCGCGGCGAGTACCTCGGCGACACGGTTCAGGTCATCCCGCACATCACGGACGAGATCAAGTCGCGCATCACCGCCGCGGCCGGTCCGGACGAGCACGGGAACACCCCGGACGTGGTCATCACCGAGGTCGGCGGCACGGTCGGCGACATCGAGTCGCTGCCGTTCCTCGAGGCGTGCCGCCAGGTGCGCCACGACGTCGGGCGGGACCACTGCTTCTTCCTGCACGTGTCGCTCGTGCCCTACCTCGCGCCGTCGGGTGAGCTCAAGACCAAGCCGACCCAGCACTCCGTGGCCGCGCTGCGCAACATCGGCATCCAGCCCGACGCGCTGGTCTGCCGGGCCGACCGGGAGATCCCCGAGGACCTCAAGCGCAAGATCGGCCTGATGTGCGACGTCGACTCGGAGGCGGTCATCGCCTGCCCGGACGCACGCTCGATCTACGACATCCCCAAGGTGCTGCACGGCGAGGCGCTCGACGCCTACGTGGTGCGCCGCCTGGGCCTGCCGTTCCGCGACGTCGACTGGACGGTGTGGGGCGACCTGCTCAACCGGGTGCACAACCCGAGCGAGACGGTGCGGATCGCCGTGGTGGGCAAGTACATCGACCTGCCCGACGCGTACCTGTCGGTCACGGAGGCCTTGCGCGCGGGCGGGTTCGCCCATCGCGCCAAGGTCGAGATCGTGTGGGTCGCCTCGGACGACGCGCAGACCGCGTCGGGCGCCGCTTCGGTGCTGTCCGATGTGGACGGCGTGCTGATCCCCGGCGGGTTCGGCATCCGCGGCATCGAGGGCAAGGTCGGCGCGATCGAGTACGCGCGCACGCGTGGCGTGCCGCTGCTCGGGCTGTGTCTCGGCCTGCAGTGCATGGTCATCGAGGGCGCGCGGCACCTGGCGGGCATCGCGGACGCCAACTCGGCGGAATTCGACGAGAACACCGAGCACGCGGTGATCTCGACGATGGCCGACCAGCGCGACGTGGTCGCGGGCGAGCGCGACATGGGCGGCACGATGCGCCTGGGCGCGTACCCGGCGAAGCTCAAGCCGGGTTCGCAGGTCGCGAAGGCCTACGGCAGCACCGAGGTCTCCGAGCGCCACCGCCACCGTTACGAGGTCAACAACACCTACCGCAAGCAGCTCTCCGACGCCGGGCTCGTCTTCTCCGGCACCTCGCCCGACGACCGCCTGGTCGAGTTCGTGGAGCTGCCGGCCGACGTGCACCCGTTCTTCGTCGGCACGCAGGCGCACCCGGAGCTCAAGAGCCGCCCGACGCGGCCGCACCCGCTCTTCAGCGCGTTCGTGAAGGCCGTGGTGGACCGCAAGGTCGCCGAGCGGCTGCCGGTGGAGCTCGCCGAGGCGCCCGTGGCGGCCCGGTGA
- a CDS encoding NUDIX domain-containing protein — MTEPGKHEFSVAGSQVVHIGRVVGLRVDDVVMPGGETAKREVVEHLGAVAILTLDAEDAVTMVHQYRHPLGHRLWELPAGLIDKPGEDPVDAAKRELVEEVGLAAGEWSTLVDVAASPGFTDEVVRVFLARGLSEVDREVLGEEEADLVVKKFPLAEAVAMALSGELVNGATVSGVLAAHAVLTGAAKARPADAPWRDRPTRFARRRAEG; from the coding sequence GTGACCGAGCCCGGCAAGCACGAGTTCTCGGTCGCCGGCAGCCAGGTCGTCCACATCGGACGCGTCGTCGGCCTGCGGGTCGACGACGTGGTGATGCCCGGCGGCGAGACGGCGAAGCGCGAGGTCGTGGAGCACCTCGGTGCCGTCGCGATCCTCACGCTCGACGCCGAGGACGCGGTCACGATGGTCCACCAGTACCGGCACCCGCTCGGGCACCGGTTGTGGGAGCTGCCGGCCGGCCTGATCGACAAGCCGGGGGAGGACCCCGTCGACGCGGCGAAGCGCGAGCTCGTGGAAGAGGTCGGGCTGGCGGCGGGCGAGTGGTCGACGCTCGTGGACGTGGCCGCCTCGCCCGGGTTCACCGACGAGGTCGTGCGCGTGTTCCTCGCGCGCGGTCTGTCCGAAGTGGACCGTGAGGTGCTCGGCGAGGAGGAGGCCGACCTCGTCGTGAAGAAGTTCCCGCTCGCCGAAGCCGTCGCCATGGCGCTCTCGGGTGAGCTGGTGAACGGCGCGACCGTCTCGGGTGTGCTGGCCGCGCACGCGGTGCTCACCGGCGCGGCGAAGGCCCGTCCGGCCGACGCGCCGTGGCGCGACCGGCCCACCCGTTTCGCCCGGCGCCGAGCGGAAGGCTGA
- the xerD gene encoding site-specific tyrosine recombinase XerD translates to MIAAYLDHLVVERGTARNTLDSYARDLRRYAAHLAAADVTRFPAVTPAHVTSFGAALREGDEEHRPLAASSAARALVAVRGLHKFAHADGITEHDPAREVRPPAAAKRLPKALPVTDVLKLLETPPPDGERALRDRALLELLYSTGARISEAVGLDVDDVDDTDRTVLLDGKGGKQRLVPIGRPAVEALHAYLVRARPVLAAHGRGTSAMFLNVRGSRLSRQSAWQVLKDTAERAGITADVSPHTLRHSFATHLLEGGADVRVVQELLGHASVTTTQVYTLVTVNTLREVYATAHPRALG, encoded by the coding sequence GTGATCGCCGCGTACCTGGACCACCTCGTGGTCGAGCGCGGCACCGCCCGCAACACGCTCGACAGCTACGCCCGCGACCTGCGCCGCTACGCCGCGCACCTCGCCGCCGCGGACGTCACGCGGTTCCCGGCCGTGACCCCGGCGCACGTCACGTCGTTCGGCGCGGCCTTGCGCGAAGGCGACGAGGAGCACCGGCCGCTCGCCGCGTCCTCGGCCGCGCGGGCGCTGGTCGCCGTGCGCGGGCTGCACAAGTTCGCCCACGCCGACGGCATCACCGAGCACGACCCCGCCCGCGAGGTCCGCCCGCCCGCGGCGGCGAAGCGGCTGCCCAAGGCGCTGCCCGTGACCGATGTCCTCAAGCTGCTCGAGACCCCGCCGCCCGACGGCGAGCGCGCGCTGCGCGACCGGGCGCTGCTCGAGCTGCTCTACTCCACCGGCGCCCGGATCTCCGAAGCCGTCGGGCTCGACGTGGACGACGTCGACGACACCGACCGCACGGTGCTGCTCGATGGCAAGGGCGGCAAACAGCGGCTCGTCCCGATCGGCCGCCCCGCGGTGGAGGCGCTCCACGCGTACCTCGTGCGGGCGCGCCCGGTGCTCGCGGCGCACGGGCGCGGCACGTCCGCGATGTTCCTCAACGTGCGCGGCAGCAGGCTTTCCCGGCAGAGCGCGTGGCAGGTCCTCAAAGACACCGCCGAACGCGCGGGGATCACCGCCGACGTCTCGCCGCACACCCTGCGCCACTCGTTCGCCACGCACCTGCTCGAAGGCGGCGCCGACGTGCGCGTGGTGCAGGAGCTGCTGGGCCACGCCTCGGTGACGACGACGCAGGTCTACACGCTCGTCACGGTCAACACGCTGCGCGAGGTCTACGCCACTGCGCACCCGCGCGCACTGGGCTGA
- a CDS encoding ParA family protein, with the protein MSTPNQPERPAASAGSAAANLSQAKIATPANHDGDESESPRLSRAERARARAKEREESGIGPTGRPLREIPEPAPLDHHGPAKVLAMCNQKGGVGKTTSTINLGAALAECGRRVLLVDFDPQGALSVGLGIQPHELDQTVYNVIMERSVGIEDVLRKTRVDGVDLLPSNIDLSAAEVQLVAEVGREHTLLRVLRPVMNDYDYVLVDCQPSLGLLTVNALTAADGVIIPLECEFFSLRGVALLIDTIEKVQERLNPKLDITGILATMYDPRTLHSKEVMARVVEAFGDIVFDTVINRTVRFPETTVAGEPITTWAPKSAGAAAYRALAREVIAR; encoded by the coding sequence ATGTCGACACCGAACCAGCCGGAGCGCCCGGCCGCGTCCGCCGGTTCGGCCGCGGCGAACCTCTCCCAGGCGAAGATCGCCACCCCCGCGAACCACGACGGCGACGAGTCCGAAAGCCCGCGCCTGAGCCGCGCCGAGAGAGCCCGGGCGCGCGCCAAGGAGCGCGAAGAGAGCGGCATCGGCCCCACCGGACGGCCGCTGCGCGAGATCCCCGAACCGGCGCCGCTGGACCACCACGGCCCGGCCAAGGTACTCGCCATGTGCAACCAGAAGGGCGGCGTCGGCAAGACCACGTCGACCATCAACCTGGGCGCGGCGCTCGCCGAGTGCGGGCGCCGGGTGCTGCTCGTGGACTTCGACCCGCAGGGCGCCCTGTCGGTGGGTCTCGGCATCCAGCCGCACGAGCTGGACCAGACCGTCTACAACGTCATCATGGAGCGCTCCGTCGGCATCGAGGACGTGCTCCGCAAAACCCGCGTCGACGGCGTTGACCTGCTGCCGAGCAACATCGACCTGTCCGCGGCGGAGGTCCAGCTCGTCGCAGAGGTAGGGCGCGAACACACGTTGTTACGGGTCCTTCGTCCGGTCATGAACGACTACGACTATGTTCTTGTCGACTGCCAGCCCTCGCTCGGCCTGTTGACGGTGAACGCATTGACCGCCGCGGACGGTGTGATCATCCCCCTGGAGTGCGAGTTCTTCAGTCTGCGAGGCGTCGCGCTCCTGATCGACACGATCGAGAAGGTGCAGGAACGCCTCAACCCCAAATTGGACATCACGGGGATTCTCGCCACGATGTACGACCCGAGAACCCTGCACTCGAAGGAGGTCATGGCTCGCGTGGTGGAGGCATTCGGCGACATCGTGTTCGACACGGTGATCAACCGCACCGTGCGGTTCCCCGAGACGACGGTCGCGGGTGAGCCGATCACGACCTGGGCCCCCAAGTCGGCCGGCGCGGCAGCCTATCGCGCGTTGGCTCGCGAGGTGATCGCTCGGTGA
- a CDS encoding cobyrinic acid a,c-diamide synthase, with protein sequence MSRRASLPGASELFRLTSSPASPAIERPAAPAPAEPLPKKSADADQLSRAAARSGSGRTKHDAKITVYVSGDELLAMEQTRLNLRAKHNLVVDRGRLVREAVAVLIADFDQRGEDSVLVQRLQAMEEEGGTEG encoded by the coding sequence GTGAGCAGGCGCGCTTCCCTGCCCGGAGCGTCGGAACTCTTCCGCCTCACCTCCAGTCCTGCCAGCCCGGCAATCGAGCGCCCGGCGGCGCCTGCCCCGGCCGAACCGCTCCCGAAGAAGAGCGCGGACGCCGACCAGCTCAGCCGCGCCGCCGCGCGCAGCGGCTCCGGCCGCACGAAGCACGACGCGAAGATCACCGTGTACGTCTCGGGTGACGAGCTGCTCGCGATGGAGCAGACCCGACTGAACCTGCGGGCCAAGCACAACCTCGTGGTCGACCGCGGCCGCCTGGTGCGCGAGGCCGTGGCGGTGCTGATCGCGGACTTCGACCAGCGCGGCGAGGATTCGGTGCTGGTCCAGCGATTGCAGGCGATGGAAGAAGAAGGCGGAACCGAGGGCTGA
- a CDS encoding segregation and condensation protein A: MDEPASAEQPEPDAAAPGTETPIQHQTPSPDETSGRSETAGQGESAGQGESPDPEEAPGQEEKPVEHETVHGGTIPAAYAEELSTSKFKVRLKNFEGPFDLLLQLISQHQLDVTEVALHTVTDDFIAYTRALGSDWNLDETTEFLVIAATLLDLKAARLLPSAEVENEDDLALLEARDLLFARVLQYRAYKQVAALFGELEQGALRRYPRSVALEERYVGLLPEVMLGVTPEKFADIAVSVFKPKPKPTVSLAHLHMGRVSVREHAALLRLKLAEVGQATFKELVEDCEHTVEIVARFLALLELYRESTVQFEQLEALAELHVRWTGGSVAEASVAADHDRAAADEEEYG, from the coding sequence ATGGACGAACCGGCATCGGCCGAGCAGCCGGAGCCGGACGCCGCGGCCCCGGGTACCGAGACGCCGATCCAGCACCAGACTCCGAGCCCGGACGAAACTTCGGGTCGGAGCGAGACGGCGGGTCAGGGCGAAAGTGCGGGTCAGGGCGAGAGTCCGGACCCGGAAGAGGCGCCGGGCCAGGAGGAGAAGCCGGTCGAGCACGAGACCGTGCACGGCGGGACGATCCCGGCGGCCTACGCCGAGGAGCTCAGCACCTCGAAGTTCAAGGTGCGCCTGAAGAACTTCGAGGGGCCGTTCGACCTGCTACTGCAGCTGATCTCGCAGCACCAGCTCGACGTCACCGAGGTCGCGCTGCACACGGTCACCGACGACTTCATCGCCTACACGCGCGCCCTCGGGTCCGACTGGAACCTCGACGAGACCACGGAGTTCCTGGTCATCGCCGCGACCCTGCTGGACCTCAAGGCCGCGCGGCTGCTGCCCTCGGCGGAGGTGGAGAACGAGGACGACCTCGCGCTCCTGGAGGCCCGCGACCTGCTCTTCGCGCGCGTGCTGCAGTACCGCGCGTACAAGCAGGTGGCGGCGCTGTTCGGCGAGCTGGAGCAGGGCGCGCTGCGGCGCTACCCGCGCTCGGTGGCGCTGGAGGAGCGCTACGTCGGGCTGCTGCCCGAGGTGATGCTCGGCGTGACGCCGGAGAAGTTCGCGGACATCGCCGTCTCGGTCTTCAAGCCGAAGCCGAAGCCGACGGTGTCGCTCGCGCACCTGCACATGGGCCGGGTGTCCGTGCGCGAGCACGCGGCGCTGCTGCGGCTCAAGCTCGCCGAGGTGGGACAGGCCACGTTCAAGGAGCTCGTGGAGGACTGCGAGCACACCGTGGAGATCGTCGCGCGGTTCCTCGCGCTGCTGGAGCTGTACCGCGAGTCGACGGTGCAGTTCGAGCAGCTCGAGGCGCTCGCCGAGCTCCACGTGCGCTGGACCGGCGGCAGCGTCGCGGAGGCCTCGGTCGCCGCGGACCACGACCGCGCGGCGGCCGACGAAGAGGAGTACGGGTGA
- the scpB gene encoding SMC-Scp complex subunit ScpB: MSTEDDRAPAVEAIDLDEVVPTETSVAEPAEPGAAPEESQEESPQEGVAEASSSVLGEAAEGDSTPEEAEASEVEAEPDAVEAIEGEAATGSDTAEAGEALPEPEPAELSDGPGTDSDAETPESPGTPETSEASEQAEPAPAEDEDLVAAGDASDLPDVTSDEALEAALEALLLVVDSPAGEQMLAETVEQPVARVTVALRTMAQRLTERGSGIDLRRVGEGWRFYTRDTYAPFVEKLLLDGQRSKLTRAALESLAVIAYRQPVTRARVAAVRGVNVDGVIRTLLARGLIEEMGTDPETTGTLYVTTELFLERLGLSSLNDLPPIAPLLPEVDTIDDI, encoded by the coding sequence GTGAGCACCGAAGACGACCGCGCGCCGGCCGTGGAAGCGATCGACCTCGACGAGGTCGTGCCGACGGAGACGTCGGTGGCCGAGCCGGCCGAACCCGGTGCCGCGCCGGAGGAGTCGCAGGAAGAGTCGCCGCAGGAGGGCGTGGCCGAGGCTTCGTCCAGCGTGCTCGGCGAAGCGGCCGAAGGCGACAGCACGCCTGAGGAGGCTGAGGCGAGCGAGGTTGAGGCCGAGCCTGATGCCGTTGAGGCGATCGAGGGCGAGGCCGCCACCGGGTCTGATACCGCTGAGGCGGGTGAGGCGCTCCCAGAGCCCGAGCCGGCTGAGCTGAGCGACGGGCCGGGAACCGACTCCGACGCCGAGACCCCCGAGAGCCCTGGAACCCCCGAGACTTCCGAGGCCAGCGAGCAGGCCGAACCCGCGCCGGCGGAGGACGAAGACCTCGTCGCCGCCGGGGACGCGAGTGACCTGCCCGATGTGACGTCCGACGAAGCGCTGGAGGCCGCGCTCGAGGCGCTGCTGCTCGTCGTCGACTCGCCGGCGGGTGAGCAAATGCTGGCCGAGACCGTGGAGCAGCCGGTGGCGCGGGTCACCGTCGCGCTGCGGACGATGGCGCAGCGGCTCACCGAGCGGGGCAGCGGGATCGACCTGCGGCGCGTCGGTGAGGGGTGGCGGTTCTACACTAGGGACACGTACGCCCCGTTCGTGGAGAAGCTCCTGCTCGACGGCCAGCGGTCGAAGCTGACCCGGGCCGCGCTGGAGAGCCTCGCCGTGATCGCGTACCGGCAGCCGGTGACCAGGGCCAGGGTCGCCGCGGTGCGCGGGGTCAACGTCGACGGCGTGATCCGCACCCTGCTGGCCCGCGGCCTCATCGAAGAGATGGGGACCGACCCCGAGACGACGGGCACGCTGTACGTGACGACCGAGCTGTTCCTGGAGCGACTGGGGCTGTCGTCGCTGAACGACCTGCCCCCGATCGCTCCGCTGCTACCCGAAGTGGACACCATCGATGACATCTGA
- a CDS encoding pseudouridine synthase — protein sequence MTSDQHPDGVRLQKVLSQAGIASRRAAEDLIVEGRVEVDGQIVTELGRRVDPVEAVIHVDGTRVNLRDDLVYLAFNKPKGVHSTMSDDRGRPCVGDYLRGRWEETPGVVHVGRLDENTEGLLLLTNDGDLGHRLMHPSYNVLKTYFAEVEGLVPRGLGKELRAGWELPDGIVKVDQFRVKDMHSGRSMIELVIHEGRKHIVRRLMASTGHPVRKLVRTAIGDVQLGAQRPGTIRRLNRGEVGSLYRNVDL from the coding sequence ATGACATCTGACCAGCACCCCGACGGCGTCCGGCTGCAGAAGGTCCTCTCCCAGGCCGGCATCGCCTCGCGGCGCGCGGCCGAGGACCTGATCGTGGAGGGCCGGGTGGAGGTGGACGGCCAGATCGTCACCGAGCTGGGCCGCCGCGTCGACCCGGTCGAGGCCGTGATCCACGTCGACGGCACGCGCGTGAACCTGCGCGACGACCTCGTGTACCTCGCCTTCAACAAGCCCAAGGGCGTGCACTCGACGATGTCGGACGACCGCGGCCGCCCGTGCGTCGGCGACTACCTGCGCGGCCGCTGGGAGGAGACCCCCGGCGTCGTCCACGTGGGCCGGCTCGACGAGAACACCGAAGGCCTGCTGCTGCTCACCAACGACGGCGACCTCGGCCACCGGCTGATGCACCCGTCGTACAACGTGCTCAAGACCTACTTCGCCGAGGTCGAGGGGCTCGTGCCGCGCGGGCTCGGCAAGGAGCTGCGCGCGGGCTGGGAGCTGCCCGACGGGATCGTGAAGGTCGACCAGTTCCGCGTGAAGGACATGCACTCCGGCCGGAGCATGATCGAGCTCGTGATCCACGAGGGCCGCAAGCACATCGTGCGCCGGCTCATGGCCTCGACCGGGCACCCCGTGCGCAAGCTCGTGCGCACGGCGATCGGCGACGTGCAGCTGGGCGCCCAGCGCCCCGGCACGATCCGCCGGCTCAACCGCGGTGAGGTCGGCTCCCTGTACCGCAACGTCGACCTGTAA